The following are encoded in a window of Roseimaritima ulvae genomic DNA:
- a CDS encoding cysteine desulfurase family protein, with product MTDRIYLDHHSTTPCDRRVAEVMQRMLVDEFGNASSQHLFGQAAAAAVVESTDEMAAALEVLPSELLFTSGATESNTLALYGVCRHPRQRRRKIVTAATEHPAVLDPLARLAQEGFEVVHVPPYPHSHPLVGQVDMEALLEAIDDQTALVSLMWANNEIGTLQPLQQVAERCHQVGALLHCDATQAIGRVPVSLAKVDVDLLSGSAHKFYGPKGVGMLYVRQTGRRVRLRPMIEGGGQQQGLRSGTLNVPGIVAMGRALSIAMAQLDSDTDRIGGLRDRLWNKLATGVDGLQRNGPAFEAGRLAGNLNVLFPGVEGEALMAAVPSVACSSGSACNSVNPEPSHVLLAIGRSEAEARSSLRFGIGRFNTEQEIDTAAERLIAAYRHLRTMLA from the coding sequence ATGACCGATCGAATCTATCTCGATCATCACTCGACCACGCCCTGTGACCGGCGGGTTGCCGAGGTCATGCAGCGGATGCTGGTGGACGAATTCGGCAACGCCAGCAGTCAGCATCTATTCGGGCAAGCGGCCGCGGCGGCGGTGGTGGAGTCGACCGACGAAATGGCCGCCGCCTTGGAGGTGCTGCCCAGCGAACTGCTGTTTACCAGTGGGGCGACCGAGAGCAACACGCTGGCTTTGTACGGCGTCTGTCGCCATCCTCGTCAGCGGCGACGCAAGATCGTGACCGCCGCGACCGAACACCCGGCGGTGCTCGACCCCCTGGCGCGGCTCGCCCAAGAAGGTTTCGAAGTGGTTCATGTTCCGCCCTACCCGCATTCGCATCCTCTGGTCGGGCAAGTCGACATGGAGGCTTTGCTGGAAGCCATCGACGACCAGACGGCCTTGGTATCGCTGATGTGGGCCAACAACGAAATCGGCACCTTGCAACCGCTGCAGCAGGTGGCCGAGCGTTGTCATCAAGTCGGCGCGCTGTTGCACTGCGATGCCACTCAAGCCATCGGCCGCGTGCCGGTGTCGCTGGCCAAGGTCGACGTGGATTTGTTGAGCGGTTCGGCGCACAAGTTCTATGGTCCCAAAGGCGTGGGGATGCTGTACGTGCGACAGACCGGACGACGCGTTCGGCTGCGCCCCATGATCGAAGGCGGCGGCCAACAACAAGGCCTCCGCAGCGGCACGCTGAACGTTCCTGGTATCGTCGCCATGGGGCGGGCACTGTCGATCGCGATGGCTCAACTGGACAGCGATACCGATCGCATTGGTGGACTTCGTGATCGGCTGTGGAACAAGCTCGCGACCGGCGTCGACGGTTTGCAGCGGAACGGGCCCGCGTTTGAAGCGGGGCGGTTGGCGGGCAACCTGAACGTGTTGTTTCCCGGCGTAGAAGGCGAAGCGTTGATGGCCGCGGTCCCCAGCGTGGCCTGCTCCAGCGGCTCGGCTTGCAACAGCGTGAACCCGGAACCGAGCCACGTTCTGTTAGCGATCGGACGCAGCGAAGCGGAAGCTCGCTCGAGTCTGCGGTTCGGCATCGGCCGCTTTAATACCGAACAGGAAATCGATACGGCGGCCGAACGGTTGATCGCCGCTTATCGGCATCTTCGCACGATGCTGGCCTGA
- a CDS encoding iron-containing alcohol dehydrogenase, with amino-acid sequence MQAFDFQLRPRIVFGEGVITQLGALVRQHNAQRVLMVSDHGVVSAGHFDAGRRALEASGVEVHAFHDFGENPTTDMVQAGVEAARRVQPELLVGLGGGSSMDCCKGINFVYSCGGTMHDYRGVGKATADMLPMIAVPTTAGTGSEAQSFALISDAETHVKMACGDPRAACRVALLDPVLTVTQPPQVTALTGIDAISHAVETYVTKPRNAMSLTFSRRAFSLLAAGFPNVLKNPQDIEARSQMQVGACLAGLAIETSMLGAAHAVANPLTARFDITHGQAVGIMLPHVVRLNGSRHADWYAQLLSEHAPDVEPHSAPERLADLLTHFLTLAGLKDRLSDLAIAADAIDDLSADAASQWTGTFNPIVLDPDNIAELYRSAFAGHGQPRQSS; translated from the coding sequence ATGCAAGCTTTCGACTTTCAACTGCGTCCCCGTATCGTGTTTGGCGAGGGCGTGATCACACAGCTCGGAGCCTTGGTTCGCCAACATAACGCTCAGCGAGTGTTGATGGTCTCGGACCACGGCGTGGTCTCGGCGGGGCATTTTGACGCCGGACGTCGAGCTTTGGAAGCGTCGGGCGTGGAAGTGCACGCGTTCCATGACTTTGGCGAAAACCCCACCACCGACATGGTGCAAGCAGGAGTCGAGGCGGCTCGTCGCGTGCAACCGGAGCTGTTGGTCGGGTTGGGCGGCGGCAGCAGCATGGACTGTTGCAAGGGCATCAATTTCGTCTACTCCTGCGGCGGCACGATGCACGACTATCGCGGAGTGGGCAAAGCGACCGCGGACATGTTGCCGATGATCGCCGTGCCCACCACGGCCGGTACGGGCAGCGAAGCCCAGTCGTTTGCTCTGATCAGCGATGCGGAAACCCACGTCAAAATGGCTTGCGGCGATCCCCGCGCGGCCTGCCGCGTGGCCCTGCTCGATCCGGTCCTGACGGTCACGCAACCGCCGCAGGTCACCGCGCTGACCGGCATCGACGCGATCTCCCACGCCGTGGAAACGTATGTCACCAAACCCCGCAACGCGATGTCGCTGACGTTCAGCCGTCGCGCGTTTTCGCTGCTGGCCGCCGGCTTTCCTAACGTGCTAAAAAATCCGCAAGACATCGAAGCTCGCTCGCAAATGCAAGTTGGCGCCTGCCTGGCCGGACTGGCGATCGAAACTTCGATGCTGGGCGCAGCACATGCGGTAGCCAATCCGCTGACCGCCCGCTTCGATATCACCCATGGACAGGCCGTAGGCATCATGTTGCCCCACGTGGTGCGGTTAAACGGCTCGCGGCACGCCGATTGGTATGCGCAGTTGCTGTCGGAACATGCCCCGGACGTCGAGCCGCATAGTGCTCCGGAACGGCTGGCTGATCTGTTGACGCATTTCTTAACGCTGGCCGGTTTAAAAGACCGGCTGAGCGACTTGGCGATCGCCGCCGACGCCATCGATGACCTCTCGGCCGACGCGGCCAGCCAGTGGACCGGCACGTTTAATCCGATCGTGTTGGACCCCGACAACATCGCCGAACTGTACCGTTCGGCCTTCGCCGGCCACGGCCAGCCGCGACAATCGTCATAA
- a CDS encoding sulfite exporter TauE/SafE family protein, translated as MTNSPIPSIREKLYAVRMLPWEMLPPLMLILTLGIFVQASAGFAAGLLTIPLLLWSGYGIPEAQAALLVATIPQNLIGVWAFREHVLPRELAFPASLRLAALPLGAYLLVSLESLPKSQIHQVVGAVVFLVTLGIIVMRPQPRHSLPIGWAWLAFSSSGFLQGLVGMGGPMMVLWIQAHDWDTKKTRAFLFAMYLVSMLPALLILWLLFGNRILAAGLSTLLLVPWLLAVTWAGLHVGTWLGRARLRTLTLGMLLLIGLAGVCSPWLKGEG; from the coding sequence TTGACGAACAGCCCCATCCCATCGATTCGCGAAAAACTTTACGCTGTGCGGATGTTGCCCTGGGAAATGCTACCGCCGTTGATGTTGATCCTTACGCTGGGAATTTTTGTCCAAGCCTCCGCGGGGTTCGCCGCTGGGTTATTGACCATCCCCCTATTGCTATGGAGTGGCTATGGCATCCCGGAAGCTCAGGCGGCGTTGTTGGTCGCCACGATCCCGCAGAACCTGATCGGCGTGTGGGCCTTTCGCGAACATGTGCTGCCGCGGGAGCTCGCCTTCCCCGCCAGCTTGCGACTGGCCGCATTGCCGCTGGGCGCCTACCTGTTGGTCAGCTTGGAATCGTTGCCGAAATCGCAGATCCATCAGGTCGTGGGAGCCGTGGTGTTTCTGGTCACTTTGGGAATCATCGTGATGCGGCCTCAGCCGCGGCATAGCCTGCCAATCGGTTGGGCTTGGCTGGCCTTCTCGTCGTCCGGTTTCTTGCAAGGGCTGGTCGGAATGGGCGGCCCGATGATGGTGCTGTGGATTCAGGCTCACGACTGGGACACCAAAAAAACGCGTGCCTTTTTGTTCGCCATGTATCTGGTCAGCATGCTGCCGGCGCTGCTGATTTTATGGCTGCTGTTCGGCAATCGCATTTTGGCTGCCGGGTTATCGACGCTTCTGCTGGTGCCCTGGCTGTTGGCAGTCACCTGGGCGGGGCTGCATGTGGGAACCTGGCTGGGCCGCGCACGGCTGAGAACGTTGACGCTGGGCATGTTATTATTAATCGGCCTGGCCGGCGTCTGCAGCCCGTGGTTAAAGGGGGAAGGGTGA
- the queA gene encoding tRNA preQ1(34) S-adenosylmethionine ribosyltransferase-isomerase QueA, translating into MKHDSRPSPLAPGRQLAASSVSFAMMNEHNIASYDYDLPRERIAQEPVAVRSDARLMVLDRYSGTIQHRYIRDLPELLHADDTLILNNSRVVPARLLGYRTRTRGRWQGLYLRSDANTGVWEVLSKTRGRLEIGETITLQDRNTRDGVLLEVMARTDNGNLLVKPQADAAAGELLRQFGWIPLPPYIRDGRMVDADVQSYQTVYAAHDGSVAAPTAGLHFTKPLLKQLTEKGLHLAEVTLHVGIGTFRPIAVEDLNQHVMHTEWGSIDAAAAQTLNDTVSRGGRRIAVGTTSVRTVESAAQDDGTLQAWTGMCDLFIQPGYRFKAIDGLLTNFHLPRSSLLVLVSAFAGRERIMQAYDEAIQNEYRFFSYGDAMLII; encoded by the coding sequence ATGAAACATGACTCTCGCCCCTCGCCCCTCGCCCCGGGTCGTCAGCTGGCCGCGTCTAGCGTATCGTTTGCGATGATGAACGAACACAATATCGCCTCCTACGACTACGACCTTCCCCGCGAACGCATCGCGCAGGAACCGGTGGCCGTGCGCAGTGATGCCCGCCTGATGGTGCTCGACCGGTACAGCGGCACGATCCAACATCGCTACATCCGCGACCTGCCGGAATTGCTGCACGCCGACGATACGCTGATTCTGAACAATAGCCGCGTCGTGCCGGCTCGGCTGCTGGGCTATCGCACTCGAACCCGCGGCCGCTGGCAGGGACTGTATCTCCGCAGCGATGCCAACACGGGCGTCTGGGAAGTGCTCAGCAAAACCCGCGGACGGCTGGAAATCGGCGAGACCATCACGCTGCAAGACCGCAACACTCGCGACGGTGTATTGTTGGAGGTGATGGCTCGGACCGACAACGGCAACCTGCTAGTCAAGCCGCAAGCCGACGCGGCGGCCGGCGAGCTGCTGCGGCAGTTCGGCTGGATCCCGCTGCCCCCCTACATCCGCGATGGTCGGATGGTCGATGCGGACGTGCAGTCCTACCAGACCGTCTACGCCGCGCACGATGGTTCCGTCGCCGCGCCCACCGCCGGCCTGCATTTCACCAAACCGCTGCTGAAGCAGTTGACCGAAAAAGGTCTGCACCTGGCGGAAGTCACCCTGCACGTGGGAATCGGTACCTTCCGCCCGATCGCTGTGGAAGATTTAAACCAACACGTGATGCACACCGAATGGGGAAGTATCGACGCCGCCGCCGCTCAGACGCTGAACGATACCGTATCGCGTGGCGGACGTCGGATCGCCGTCGGCACCACCTCGGTGCGGACCGTCGAGTCGGCGGCCCAGGATGACGGCACGCTGCAAGCCTGGACCGGAATGTGCGACCTGTTCATCCAACCCGGCTACCGCTTCAAAGCCATCGATGGCCTGTTGACCAATTTCCACCTGCCACGCAGCTCACTGCTGGTCCTGGTCAGCGCCTTCGCCGGCCGAGAACGCATCATGCAAGCCTACGATGAAGCCATCCAAAACGAATATCGCTTCTTCAGCTACGGCGACGCGATGTTGATTATTTAG
- a CDS encoding glycosyltransferase: protein MRIDFIITELSVGGAERCLTELAIGMSRRGHGVRVISLAPPPAPPRDELASRLEQAAVPLLSARSASSYLAPLALMRVRKLLRDERPDLVQTFLFHANVLGTAAAAMAGVPVRVGGVRVAQRRPGRLWLERRLVRKMQGLICVSRSVADFAQQYLATSDTDIHVIPNAVDVPRFADARPLDWQTFDLPETARVVLFVGRLDPQKGLERLFAAAQRFLAEDPQAWLVLVGDGPLRSWCDQQCRSMPGQRARRLPWQADVAPLMRAARLFMLCSRYEGMPNVVLEAMAAGRPVVCNEVEGVAELLNHAPQQQCVPQGDVPALATAANHWLADEDEANRIGAANQTYVRQHHTIEAMLDGYEQLYAQWSRPTTAP, encoded by the coding sequence ATGCGAATCGATTTTATCATTACCGAACTGTCCGTCGGTGGGGCGGAACGCTGTTTGACCGAGCTGGCGATCGGGATGAGCCGTCGTGGGCATGGGGTGCGAGTGATCTCGCTGGCCCCGCCGCCTGCCCCGCCGCGGGATGAACTGGCCAGCAGATTGGAACAAGCCGCCGTGCCCTTGCTGTCCGCCCGGTCCGCGTCGAGCTACCTCGCGCCGCTGGCACTGATGCGAGTGCGAAAGCTGCTGCGGGACGAGCGTCCGGACCTGGTCCAAACCTTCCTGTTCCACGCCAATGTGTTGGGAACCGCCGCGGCGGCGATGGCCGGCGTACCGGTTCGCGTGGGGGGCGTGCGGGTGGCTCAGCGCCGCCCGGGACGGCTGTGGCTGGAACGCCGGCTGGTCCGCAAGATGCAAGGCCTGATCTGCGTCAGTCGATCGGTCGCCGATTTCGCGCAACAATATCTGGCCACGTCCGATACCGACATCCACGTGATCCCCAACGCCGTCGACGTGCCGCGTTTCGCCGACGCTCGGCCGCTCGACTGGCAAACCTTCGATCTGCCGGAAACCGCCAGGGTGGTGCTGTTTGTGGGCCGCTTGGATCCGCAAAAGGGCCTGGAGCGATTATTTGCCGCCGCCCAACGTTTTTTGGCTGAGGATCCTCAGGCTTGGTTGGTACTGGTTGGCGACGGCCCCCTGCGGTCCTGGTGCGACCAGCAGTGCCGCAGCATGCCCGGCCAGCGGGCGCGGCGGTTGCCCTGGCAAGCCGATGTGGCGCCGCTGATGCGAGCCGCCCGGCTGTTCATGCTGTGCAGTCGCTACGAAGGCATGCCCAACGTGGTCTTGGAAGCCATGGCGGCGGGGCGACCGGTGGTGTGTAACGAAGTCGAAGGCGTGGCGGAATTGCTGAACCATGCCCCCCAGCAACAGTGCGTGCCGCAGGGCGATGTGCCGGCACTGGCCACCGCGGCCAACCACTGGCTGGCTGATGAGGACGAAGCGAACCGAATCGGAGCGGCGAATCAAACCTATGTGCGTCAGCATCACACCATCGAAGCCATGCTCGACGGCTATGAACAACTGTACGCCCAGTGGTCCCGGCCCACTACCGCTCCGTAG
- a CDS encoding TerC family protein, which yields MPSLLLASTAAASTASSAPLYSFESAIALLTLTVMEIVLGIDNIVFIAIITSRLPEAQRPRARRVGLALAMIMRIALLLTIGWMMGLEAGLFELSTLMPTAALAQWMREQHEVNAVSWRDLILLAGGLFLLWTSVREIHHKIEGGEQEAESGNIPQRVTVAGVLVRIAIMDMIFSLDSVITAVGMAQHIPIMVAAVVLAVGVMIAFANQISDFVQTHPTVKMLALAFLLLIATVLVSEAVGKPINKGYVYFAMTFSLGVEFLNLRMSTKRLRPSAGEGETGLLRRPDA from the coding sequence ATGCCCAGCTTGTTGCTTGCCTCCACCGCAGCCGCTTCCACAGCCTCCTCGGCTCCGCTGTATTCTTTTGAATCGGCCATTGCGTTGTTGACGTTAACGGTCATGGAGATCGTGTTGGGAATCGACAACATCGTGTTCATCGCGATCATTACCAGCCGCTTGCCGGAAGCTCAGCGCCCGCGAGCTCGGCGGGTGGGGTTGGCATTGGCAATGATCATGCGAATCGCGTTGCTGCTGACGATCGGTTGGATGATGGGTTTGGAAGCGGGCTTGTTCGAACTGTCGACGCTGATGCCGACGGCGGCGTTGGCACAGTGGATGCGAGAACAGCATGAAGTCAACGCGGTCAGTTGGCGTGATCTGATCCTGTTGGCCGGTGGTTTATTTTTGTTGTGGACCAGCGTCCGCGAGATCCATCACAAGATTGAAGGGGGCGAGCAAGAAGCGGAATCCGGAAACATTCCTCAACGCGTAACGGTGGCCGGTGTATTGGTGCGGATCGCCATCATGGATATGATTTTTTCGCTGGACTCGGTGATCACCGCCGTGGGGATGGCTCAACACATCCCGATCATGGTGGCCGCGGTCGTGTTAGCGGTGGGGGTGATGATCGCCTTCGCCAACCAGATCAGCGATTTTGTGCAAACCCATCCGACGGTCAAAATGTTGGCGCTGGCGTTCCTGTTGCTGATCGCCACAGTGTTGGTCAGCGAAGCGGTGGGCAAACCGATCAACAAGGGTTATGTGTACTTTGCCATGACATTTTCGCTGGGCGTGGAATTTCTGAATTTACGGATGAGTACCAAACGCTTACGCCCCTCAGCGGGGGAGGGCGAAACGGGCTTGCTGCGGCGGCCGGACGCTTAA
- a CDS encoding phosphoesterase — protein MSATEEQILVIPAATLDGLGAFEGFQSDVQRYLQPILASGELSFRPRSEMEQDPSFKQLIPYVVLQWTDGAGITHVFNYTRGSGQGEARLHAKRSIGIGGHISAEDAAGGSDPYRTGMQRELEEEVRLDSKFEESCVGLIYDPSSEVGRVHLGIVHRFVLQSPDVKPNEDDICNTGFITLDQLHARRDSLETWSQLCLDHLF, from the coding sequence ATGTCCGCTACCGAAGAACAGATTCTTGTCATCCCGGCTGCTACGCTTGACGGCTTGGGCGCTTTCGAAGGTTTTCAATCCGATGTCCAGCGTTACTTGCAACCGATCTTGGCCAGCGGCGAGCTGTCGTTTCGGCCGCGGAGCGAGATGGAGCAGGATCCTTCGTTTAAGCAATTGATCCCCTATGTCGTGTTGCAGTGGACCGACGGCGCGGGGATCACGCACGTGTTTAATTACACCCGCGGCAGCGGACAGGGCGAAGCTCGCTTGCACGCCAAACGCAGCATCGGAATCGGCGGTCATATCTCGGCCGAAGATGCTGCCGGGGGTAGCGATCCGTATCGCACGGGGATGCAGCGGGAACTGGAAGAAGAGGTCCGTTTGGATTCCAAGTTCGAAGAGTCTTGCGTGGGGCTGATCTACGATCCGTCCTCGGAAGTCGGTCGCGTGCACCTGGGCATCGTGCATCGGTTTGTGTTGCAGTCGCCCGATGTGAAGCCCAACGAGGACGACATCTGCAACACCGGTTTCATCACGCTGGACCAACTGCACGCTCGTCGCGATTCCTTGGAGACCTGGTCGCAGCTGTGCTTGGACCACCTGTTCTAA